Genomic segment of Microbacterium hydrocarbonoxydans:
AAGATCGGGATCTCGGCATTCTCCGCCGCGTTCTCCTCCGGCGTCTTCCACGCCGCGAAGAGCTCGATCCGCTGATCGACGCAGACGACCGGGTCCGCGCCGTTGATGCGGTTCGGGACCGTATGTGCGGCAGCATCGGCCGCTGACGAGTACCAGCCCGCGAACACCCGGCCCGGCTCCTCGAGGATCGGCAGCCCGGTGTAGAGCGCGTCCTGGCGCTGCAGCATCGGGTCGACGGGGGCGCCCTCGCCGACGAACGTCACGGCGCACGCGAGCGGATCATCGGCATCCGAGATCAGCTGCTGCACCGGGGTCAGCGGTCGGTCCACGACCCCCGCACGCTCCTTCGACATCGGCGTCTCTGACGGACGAGTCATGGCCACCGCGGCGACCGCTGCTCCTCCCGCGAGCACGATGCCGGCGACGATCCCGATCGCGAGGCCGGCACGGCGTCGCTTCCCCCCGGGTGCCATCGTCAGATGTCGAAGCCCTCGGCGATCATCTCGACGAGTTCTTCCCGCTCCTCGACGGGGAGGAAGGCGGCGGCAGCAGCGTTGAACTGGAAGGTCTCGAGATCATCGAGGTCGTACTCGAACGCCTCGACGAGCAGCGCGAGCTCGCGGGTCAGCGACGTGGCGCTCATCGTACGGTTGTCGACGTTGACCGTCACGGCGAAGCCGAGCTGGTACAGCAGGTCGAACGGGTGATCGGCGAGCGTGTCGCCCCATGCGGCGATCGCTCCCGTCTGCAGGTTCGACGAGGGTGAGAGCTCGAGCGGGATCTCGCGGTCGCGCACCCAGCGGGCCAGGTCGCCGAACTGCACCTGCACCTCGTCGCCCTCCTGGGTGATGACCTGCAGATCCTCGGCGATACGCACACCGTGCCCGAGACGCAGCGCACGCCCGTCGAGCAGAGCCGAACGGATCGACGACGGTCCCGCCGCCTCGCCCGCGTGCACGGTCACGGGGAAGAAGTTCTCCGCGAGATAGTCGAACGCCTCGCGATGGTTCGATGCGGGGAATCCGTCCTCCGGACCGGCGATGTCGAAGCCCACGGCGCCGCGCCCGCGGAACGCGATCGCGAGCTCCGCGATCTCACGCGAGCGGTCGGTGTGCCGCATGGCGGTGATCAGCTGTCCGACGCGAATGCTGTGACCTGCGCGGTCGGCCGCATCCTCGCCCTCCTCGATGCCCTGCTGCACCGCCTCGACGGTCTGCTCGAGTGAGAGGCCACCGGCAAGGTGCTGCTCGGGCGCCCAGCGCACCTCGCCGTAGATCACTCCGTCCTTCGCGAGATCCTGCACGAACTCGCGGGCTATGCGCGTGAGTCCCTCCTCGGTCTGCATCACGGCCGTGGTGAGGTCGAACGTCTTGAGGTACTCCACGAGAGAGCCGGAGTCGCTCTTGGTCGCGAACCACTTGCCCAGAGCGCCCGGCTTCGACGCGGGCAGCTCGAGGCCGATCGCATCGGCGAGCTCGATGATCGTCGAGGGGCGCACCGCGCCGTCCAGGTGGTCGTGCAGCGACACCTTGGGCAGGCTGCGCAGGGACACGCCCTGGATGGTGACGTCGCCGTTCGCGTCGATCGACATGGAGGTTCCTCTCGGTCGCGGATTCGCTCAGTTCAGGCTAGCGGTCACGAGTCAGGCGGTGATGCGCTCCCGCACGATCGGGCCGGCGGCCGGAGCGTCGTCACCGATCGCCCATGACCCCTCGAGAGCCTCGAGAGCCCGGGGGAAGCGCGCCTCGTCGGCGGCGGAGAGCGTGAACAGCGGCTGGCCGGCGACGACGCGGTCGCCGGGCTTCGCATGCAGATCGATGCCCGCCTCGAAGATCACCGGGTCCTCCGCCCGCGCACGCCCTGCCCCGAGACGCCAGGCGGCGATGCCGAACGGCAGAGCGTCCATCTGCGACACGACGCCGTCGGTCGGCGCCGTCACCACGTGGGTCTCGCGCGCCGTCGGGAGCGGTGCGTCCGGGTCGCCGTCCTGCGCGCGGATCATGGCCTTCCAGCCGTCCATCGCGCGGCCGTCGTCGAGAGCGGCCTCGACGTCGGCGTCCGGCTGCCCGGCCAGCGCGAGCATCTCGCGGGCCAGGGCGATCGTGAGCTCCCGCACATCGGCAGGGCCACCGCCCGCGAGGATCTCGACCGACTCGCGCACCTCGTTGGCATTGCCGATCGCACGGCCGAGAGGCACGTTCATGTCGGTGAGCAGCGCGGTCGTCGCGACACCCGAATCGGTGCCGAGGGCGACCATCGTGCGGGCCAGCTCTCGTGCGCGGTCGATGTCCTGCATGAACGCTCCGGAGCCGAACTTCACGTCGAGCACCAGGGCATCCGTGCCCTCCGCGATCTTCTTCGACATGATGCTCGAGGCGATCAGCGGGATCGCCTCGACGGTTCCCGTGACGTCGCGCAGCGCGTAGAGCTTCTTGTCGGCCGGCGCGAGGCCCGAGCCCGCGGCGCAGATCACCGCACCGACGTCGCCCTGCATCTGCGCGAACATCTCCTCGTTGCTGAGCGCCGCGCGCCAGCCGGGGATGGATTCGAGCTTGTCGAGCGTGCCTCCCGTGTGCCCGAGGCCACGCCCCGAGAGCTGGGGCA
This window contains:
- a CDS encoding thymidine phosphorylase; its protein translation is MSVEPFDAVDVIRAKRDGGAVPEKALRWMVDAYTRGYVSDAQMASFAMAVFQRGMERDEIRVLTDAMIASGERMSFATLGKKTVDKHSTGGVGDKITLPLAPLVAVFGVAVPQLSGRGLGHTGGTLDKLESIPGWRAALSNEEMFAQMQGDVGAVICAAGSGLAPADKKLYALRDVTGTVEAIPLIASSIMSKKIAEGTDALVLDVKFGSGAFMQDIDRARELARTMVALGTDSGVATTALLTDMNVPLGRAIGNANEVRESVEILAGGGPADVRELTIALAREMLALAGQPDADVEAALDDGRAMDGWKAMIRAQDGDPDAPLPTARETHVVTAPTDGVVSQMDALPFGIAAWRLGAGRARAEDPVIFEAGIDLHAKPGDRVVAGQPLFTLSAADEARFPRALEALEGSWAIGDDAPAAGPIVRERITA
- a CDS encoding adenosine deaminase, which produces MSIDANGDVTIQGVSLRSLPKVSLHDHLDGAVRPSTIIELADAIGLELPASKPGALGKWFATKSDSGSLVEYLKTFDLTTAVMQTEEGLTRIAREFVQDLAKDGVIYGEVRWAPEQHLAGGLSLEQTVEAVQQGIEEGEDAADRAGHSIRVGQLITAMRHTDRSREIAELAIAFRGRGAVGFDIAGPEDGFPASNHREAFDYLAENFFPVTVHAGEAAGPSSIRSALLDGRALRLGHGVRIAEDLQVITQEGDEVQVQFGDLARWVRDREIPLELSPSSNLQTGAIAAWGDTLADHPFDLLYQLGFAVTVNVDNRTMSATSLTRELALLVEAFEYDLDDLETFQFNAAAAAFLPVEEREELVEMIAEGFDI